In the genome of Kitasatospora cathayae, one region contains:
- a CDS encoding SLATT domain-containing protein, which produces MSQPEMQPEESAWGKEIGEEDQPAAAVVRRASTRRRTDLSARQFPLGDWGEPAERLEELYRWSEERAVEAIEWYRRDRVWKRRWARLLRFGSAGFAVGGVTAPLVGLTGAVAHATSWGYVGLALSVACYGADRAFGLTSGWMRDVSTAQALQRRLEAFQFDWASECVREVLGPTEGTAGEAAERCLGVLRRFCEDVSDVVRTETSEWMLEFRASMTQLPTQSAGSWGGRTEPGVGAQVRVLPPPGTRPTMPRQRPPEGPLR; this is translated from the coding sequence GTGAGCCAGCCGGAAATGCAGCCCGAGGAGAGTGCCTGGGGCAAGGAGATCGGCGAGGAGGACCAGCCCGCCGCAGCCGTGGTCCGGCGGGCCTCCACCCGCCGCCGGACCGATCTGAGCGCCCGCCAGTTCCCGCTCGGGGACTGGGGCGAGCCCGCCGAACGGCTGGAGGAGCTCTACCGCTGGTCCGAGGAGCGGGCGGTAGAGGCCATCGAGTGGTACCGCCGGGACCGGGTCTGGAAGCGCCGCTGGGCGCGCCTGCTGCGCTTCGGGTCGGCCGGCTTCGCGGTGGGCGGGGTGACCGCCCCGCTGGTGGGCCTGACCGGCGCCGTCGCGCACGCCACCAGCTGGGGCTACGTGGGCCTCGCGCTCTCCGTCGCCTGCTACGGCGCCGACCGGGCCTTCGGGCTCACCTCCGGCTGGATGCGGGACGTCTCCACCGCACAGGCGCTGCAACGCCGGCTGGAGGCCTTCCAGTTCGACTGGGCGTCGGAGTGCGTGCGCGAGGTGCTCGGCCCGACCGAGGGCACCGCGGGCGAGGCCGCCGAGCGCTGCCTGGGCGTGCTGCGCCGATTCTGCGAGGACGTCTCGGACGTGGTCCGCACCGAGACCTCGGAGTGGATGCTCGAGTTCCGCGCGTCGATGACCCAGCTGCCCACCCAGTCCGCGGGGTCGTGGGGCGGGCGCACCGAGCCCGGGGTGGGCGCCCAGGTGCGGGTGCTGCCGCCGCCGGGGACCAGGCCCACCATGCCGCGTCAGCGGCCGCCGGAGGGGCCGCTGCGCTGA
- the purD gene encoding phosphoribosylamine--glycine ligase has product MKVLVIGGGAREHALCRSLSQDPSVTELHCAPGNAGIAQVATVHPVDQLDGAQVVDLAAKLGADLVVVGPEAPLVAGVADAVRAAGIPVFGPSGAAAQLEGSKAFAKDVMAGAGVPTARSYVCTTPEEAAEALDAFGAPYVVKDDGLAAGKGVVVTSDRAAALAHAASCERVVIEEYLDGPEVSLFAITDGTTVLPLQPAQDFKRALDGDEGPNTGGMGAYSPLPWAPAGLVQEVLDTVLQPTVDELRRRGTEFSGLLYAGLALTSRGTRVIEFNARFGDPETQVVLARLRTPLAGVLLASATGTLDQLEPLRWDEGAAVTVVVASEGYPAAPRTGDPIEGLAEAEADGTAYVLHAGTKADQDGRVLSAGGRVLSVTATGADLAEARERAYAAVDRISLKGGQHRTDIALKAATA; this is encoded by the coding sequence GTGAAGGTCCTCGTCATCGGCGGCGGCGCCCGCGAACACGCCCTGTGCCGCTCCCTGTCCCAAGATCCCTCCGTGACCGAGCTGCACTGTGCCCCGGGCAACGCCGGGATCGCCCAGGTGGCGACGGTCCACCCGGTCGACCAGCTGGACGGCGCCCAGGTCGTCGATCTGGCCGCGAAGCTCGGCGCCGACCTGGTCGTCGTCGGCCCCGAGGCCCCGCTGGTGGCCGGCGTCGCCGACGCCGTGCGCGCGGCCGGCATCCCGGTCTTCGGCCCCTCCGGCGCGGCCGCGCAGCTGGAGGGCTCGAAGGCCTTCGCCAAGGACGTGATGGCCGGCGCCGGCGTGCCCACCGCCCGCTCCTACGTCTGCACCACCCCCGAGGAGGCCGCCGAGGCGCTGGACGCCTTCGGCGCCCCGTACGTGGTCAAGGACGACGGCCTGGCGGCCGGCAAGGGCGTCGTGGTCACCTCCGACCGCGCGGCCGCGCTGGCGCACGCCGCCTCCTGCGAGCGCGTGGTCATCGAGGAGTACCTGGACGGCCCCGAGGTCTCGCTGTTCGCGATCACCGACGGCACCACCGTGCTGCCGCTGCAGCCCGCGCAGGACTTCAAGCGCGCGCTGGACGGCGACGAGGGCCCCAACACCGGCGGCATGGGCGCCTACTCGCCGCTGCCCTGGGCGCCGGCCGGGCTGGTCCAGGAGGTCCTGGACACCGTCCTGCAGCCGACCGTGGACGAGCTGCGCCGGCGCGGCACCGAGTTCTCCGGCCTGCTGTACGCGGGCCTGGCGCTCACCTCGCGCGGCACCCGGGTGATCGAGTTCAACGCCCGTTTCGGCGACCCGGAGACCCAGGTCGTGCTGGCCCGGCTGCGCACCCCGCTGGCCGGCGTCCTGCTGGCCTCCGCCACCGGCACCCTGGACCAGCTGGAGCCGCTGCGCTGGGACGAGGGAGCGGCCGTCACCGTGGTCGTCGCCTCCGAGGGCTACCCGGCCGCGCCGCGCACCGGCGACCCGATCGAGGGCCTGGCCGAGGCCGAGGCGGACGGCACCGCGTACGTGCTGCACGCCGGGACGAAGGCGGACCAGGACGGCCGGGTGCTGAGCGCCGGCGGCCGCGTCCTGTCGGTCACCGCGACCGGCGCCGACCTGGCCGAGGCCCGCGAGCGCGCGTACGCGGCCGTGGACCGGATCTCGCTCAAGGGCGGCCAGCACCGCACCGACATCGCGCTGAAGGCGGCCACCGCCTGA
- a CDS encoding M48 family metalloprotease — translation MAVDTARAHAQAVLRVRGLALAAAALPAAVAAVLLAGRFTGRIGAPGSSDTAGWDAARWVVCALAALTLLVAGLTARALRRAVPPQTPAVPVERAAAPELYRLIDELADRLDVPAPSAVALTPDCDSWLEDVPPPLRPRPSRPHPGAPAPVLVIGSPFLWWMRSGELRALLAPVVAGTAASADPEIAAARRFLRGLDACLDSGPGAAPGLGGGTLAPPPAPPRRGPAGLADRIARRITRRLLGACRGHSAELERSVASWASEHARTVDYGLRIAAQEQVGLAYAGWDRLLTRVALPAWRLGRHPAHLNAGVVAALTELSRRDRLADGYGTRLGDRPACDLLEEPGAVDRAVSRLAAELFFGRPAAGAWHELEWTEYPAEVVDAGWRARAAALQCALDRLAPQARPGAPTLTRLLARLADGDGEQLAAALAAQLARTTTPAPLLEPDRTGRDLLVDHVTAMVCCAAVDTAGGAPGLDWLDGPVLLLGGVRRTDLAVPVAQAVEQGQDGPLRAWLDAAEVRLEKPVRL, via the coding sequence ATGGCCGTCGACACCGCGCGCGCTCACGCCCAAGCGGTCCTGCGGGTCCGGGGCCTCGCCCTGGCCGCCGCCGCGCTGCCCGCCGCCGTCGCGGCGGTCCTGCTCGCCGGCCGGTTCACCGGCCGGATCGGGGCACCCGGCTCCTCCGACACCGCCGGGTGGGACGCCGCCCGCTGGGTGGTCTGCGCGCTCGCCGCGCTCACCCTGCTGGTGGCCGGGCTGACCGCTCGCGCCCTGCGCCGAGCCGTCCCGCCGCAGACCCCCGCCGTACCGGTCGAGCGCGCCGCGGCCCCCGAGCTGTACCGGCTGATCGACGAACTGGCCGACCGGCTGGACGTCCCCGCGCCCTCAGCCGTGGCCCTCACCCCGGACTGCGACAGCTGGCTGGAGGACGTCCCGCCGCCGCTGCGCCCCCGCCCGTCGCGGCCGCACCCCGGGGCGCCCGCGCCGGTGCTGGTGATCGGCTCGCCCTTCCTCTGGTGGATGCGGTCCGGTGAGCTACGCGCCCTGCTCGCCCCCGTGGTGGCCGGCACCGCCGCCTCCGCGGACCCGGAGATCGCCGCCGCCCGCCGCTTCCTGCGCGGCCTGGACGCCTGCCTGGACTCCGGGCCGGGCGCGGCCCCCGGCCTCGGCGGCGGCACCCTGGCTCCCCCGCCCGCCCCGCCCCGCCGCGGTCCGGCCGGGCTCGCCGACCGGATCGCCCGGCGGATCACCCGCCGGCTGCTGGGCGCCTGCCGCGGCCACTCCGCCGAACTGGAGCGGTCGGTCGCGAGCTGGGCCTCCGAGCACGCCCGGACCGTCGACTACGGCCTGCGGATCGCCGCCCAGGAGCAGGTCGGCCTGGCCTACGCCGGCTGGGACCGGCTGCTCACCCGGGTCGCGCTGCCCGCCTGGCGGCTCGGCCGCCACCCCGCGCACCTGAACGCCGGCGTGGTCGCCGCGCTCACCGAGCTGTCCCGCCGCGACCGGCTGGCCGACGGCTACGGCACCCGGCTCGGCGACCGCCCCGCCTGCGACCTGCTGGAGGAGCCCGGCGCGGTCGACCGGGCGGTCTCCCGGCTCGCCGCCGAGCTGTTCTTCGGCCGACCGGCGGCCGGCGCCTGGCACGAGCTGGAGTGGACCGAGTACCCGGCCGAGGTGGTGGACGCCGGCTGGCGGGCCCGGGCCGCCGCCCTGCAGTGCGCCCTGGACCGGCTGGCCCCGCAAGCCCGCCCGGGCGCCCCGACCCTCACCCGGCTGCTGGCCCGGCTCGCCGACGGCGACGGCGAGCAGCTGGCCGCCGCCCTGGCCGCCCAGCTCGCCCGCACCACCACCCCGGCCCCGCTGCTCGAACCCGACCGCACCGGCCGCGACCTGCTGGTCGACCACGTCACCGCGATGGTCTGCTGCGCCGCCGTGGACACCGCCGGCGGCGCCCCAGGCCTGGACTGGCTGGACGGCCCGGTGCTGCTGCTCGGCGGGGTCCGCCGCACCGACCTGGCCGTCCCGGTCGCCCAGGCCGTCGAGCAGGGCCAGGACGGCCCGCTGCGCGCCTGGCTGGACGCCGCCGAGGTCCGGCTGGAGAAACCCGTACGGCTGTAG
- a CDS encoding N,N-dimethylformamidase beta subunit family domain-containing protein, with protein sequence MGTELNRRWESGTHAYSVSDPFGQGPLPWLRSPDQYLAGVEGAVPWYVSVDAPGQQPLSAGVRPKPPVGTPQSSNDVDQQIKGFASAGVIRPGGSVDFRVTVNPPREFTVDVYRIGHYGGDGARHMTSSPLIAGLAQPAPLVVERTVSCHHWWHSWRLQVPAHWKPGAYVAVLTTADMLHRSHVPFTVRDFADQGRKAELLLVLPDVTWQAYNLFPEDGRTGASLYHAWDGRGGLVGEPEAAVTVSFDRPHATAGLPLHVGHAYDFIRWAERYGYDLSYATATDLHAGLVDPSEHRALVFPGHDEYWSEPMRRAAERARDGGTSLVFLSANTMYWRVELTAAASGEPNRLLNCRKRQKVAPGSPAAGVPGAASALWRDAGEPEQHLLGVQYSGRVAAPVPLVARHTSHWLWDGTGLQEGDELPGLVAGEADRYYPKVALPDHTERVLLAHSPYRDLVGRTRYQETSLYRAPSGAYIFAAGTFAWSPALGRPGLTDERVQRATANLLDRLCKN encoded by the coding sequence GTGGGGACCGAACTCAACCGCCGCTGGGAGTCGGGCACGCACGCCTACAGCGTCTCCGACCCCTTCGGTCAGGGCCCGCTGCCCTGGCTGCGCAGCCCCGACCAGTACCTGGCCGGGGTGGAGGGCGCCGTGCCCTGGTACGTCTCGGTGGACGCGCCCGGCCAGCAGCCGCTGTCGGCGGGCGTGCGCCCCAAGCCGCCGGTCGGCACCCCGCAGAGCTCCAACGACGTGGACCAGCAGATCAAGGGCTTCGCCTCGGCCGGAGTGATCCGCCCCGGCGGCTCGGTGGACTTCCGGGTCACCGTCAACCCGCCCCGCGAGTTCACCGTGGACGTCTACCGGATCGGCCACTACGGCGGCGACGGCGCCCGCCACATGACGTCCAGTCCGCTGATCGCCGGACTGGCCCAGCCCGCCCCGCTGGTGGTGGAGCGGACGGTCTCCTGCCACCACTGGTGGCACTCCTGGCGGCTGCAGGTCCCGGCGCACTGGAAGCCCGGCGCGTACGTCGCCGTGCTGACCACCGCGGACATGCTGCACCGCAGCCACGTCCCCTTCACCGTGCGGGACTTCGCGGACCAGGGGCGCAAGGCCGAACTGCTCCTGGTGCTCCCGGACGTGACCTGGCAGGCGTACAACCTGTTCCCCGAGGACGGCCGCACCGGCGCCAGCCTCTACCACGCCTGGGACGGCCGGGGCGGTCTGGTCGGCGAGCCCGAGGCGGCCGTCACGGTCTCCTTCGACCGCCCGCACGCCACCGCCGGGCTGCCGCTGCACGTCGGCCACGCGTACGACTTCATCCGCTGGGCCGAGCGCTACGGTTACGACCTCTCCTACGCCACCGCCACCGACCTGCACGCCGGCCTGGTGGACCCGTCGGAGCACCGGGCGCTGGTCTTCCCCGGCCACGACGAGTACTGGTCCGAGCCGATGCGCCGGGCCGCCGAGCGGGCCCGGGACGGCGGCACCTCGCTGGTCTTCCTGTCCGCCAACACCATGTACTGGCGGGTCGAGCTGACCGCCGCCGCCTCCGGCGAGCCGAACCGGCTGCTGAACTGCCGCAAGCGGCAGAAGGTCGCGCCGGGCAGTCCGGCCGCCGGGGTGCCCGGCGCGGCCAGCGCGCTGTGGCGGGACGCGGGCGAGCCCGAGCAGCACCTGCTCGGGGTGCAGTACTCGGGCCGGGTCGCCGCGCCCGTCCCGCTGGTCGCCCGGCACACCTCGCACTGGCTCTGGGACGGCACCGGGCTGCAGGAGGGCGACGAGCTGCCCGGCCTGGTCGCGGGGGAGGCCGACCGGTACTACCCCAAGGTCGCGCTGCCCGACCACACCGAGCGGGTGCTGCTGGCCCACTCGCCGTACCGGGACCTGGTCGGTCGCACCCGCTACCAGGAGACCTCGCTGTACCGGGCGCCCAGCGGCGCGTACATCTTCGCGGCCGGCACCTTCGCCTGGTCGCCCGCCCTCGGCCGCCCCGGACTCACCGACGAACGGGTCCAGCGGGCCACCGCCAACCTGCTGGACCGGCTCTGCAAGAACTGA
- a CDS encoding phosphoribosylaminoimidazolesuccinocarboxamide synthase: protein MSGFVTKPEPVQVPGLVHLHTGKVRDLYRTESGELVMVASDRMSAHDWVLPNEIPDKGRVLTQLSLWWFERIADIVPNHVISTEVPVGAPADWKGRTLICKNLDMIPVEAVARGYLAGSGLTEYQESRTVCGIALPEGLENSSELPAPIYTPALKAEVGEHDENVPYEETARRIGAELAAQVRRTTLDVYARARDIARDRGIILADTKFEFGLLDGELVIGDEVLTPDSSRYWPADEYRPGRSQASFDKQLIRDWLVSPASGWDRYSEQPPPELPAEVVEQTRAKYIEVYERLTGTSWV, encoded by the coding sequence TTGAGCGGATTTGTCACCAAGCCCGAGCCCGTCCAGGTACCCGGCCTGGTCCACCTGCACACCGGCAAGGTGCGCGACCTGTACCGCACCGAGTCGGGCGAGCTGGTGATGGTCGCCAGCGACCGGATGTCCGCCCACGACTGGGTGCTGCCGAACGAGATCCCGGACAAGGGCCGGGTGCTCACCCAGCTCTCGCTGTGGTGGTTCGAGCGGATCGCCGACATCGTCCCCAACCACGTGATCTCCACCGAGGTCCCGGTGGGCGCCCCCGCCGACTGGAAGGGCCGCACGCTGATCTGCAAGAACCTGGACATGATCCCGGTCGAGGCGGTCGCCCGCGGCTACCTGGCCGGCTCCGGCCTGACCGAGTACCAGGAGAGCCGCACGGTCTGCGGCATCGCCCTGCCGGAGGGCCTGGAGAACAGCTCCGAGCTGCCCGCCCCGATCTACACCCCGGCCCTCAAGGCCGAGGTCGGCGAGCACGACGAGAACGTCCCGTACGAGGAGACCGCCCGCCGGATCGGCGCCGAGCTGGCCGCCCAGGTGCGCCGTACCACCCTGGACGTCTACGCCAGGGCCCGGGACATCGCCCGCGACCGCGGCATCATCCTGGCCGACACCAAGTTCGAGTTCGGCCTGCTGGACGGCGAGCTGGTGATCGGCGACGAGGTGCTCACCCCGGACTCCTCCCGCTACTGGCCGGCCGACGAGTACCGGCCGGGCCGCTCGCAGGCGTCCTTCGACAAGCAGCTGATCCGCGACTGGCTGGTCTCCCCGGCCTCCGGCTGGGACCGCTACAGCGAGCAGCCGCCGCCGGAGCTGCCCGCCGAGGTCGTCGAGCAGACCCGGGCCAAGTACATCGAGGTCTACGAGCGGCTGACCGGCACCAGCTGGGTCTGA
- a CDS encoding response regulator transcription factor codes for MTDTAPVRVLLADDEHLIRGALAALLSLEDDIEVVAQAGSGPEALAMARAHRPDIAVLDLQMPGRDGIEVATELRRLLPDCRCMIVTGHGRPGYLKRALEVGVRGFLPKTVSAADLAGIIRTVHSGGRYVDPELAADAISAGETPLTPRETDVLELAADGTPIAEIAERAGLSQGTVRNYLSSAANKLGAENRHAAVRIAREHGWI; via the coding sequence ATGACCGACACCGCACCCGTCCGCGTCCTGCTCGCCGACGACGAGCACCTGATCCGCGGCGCGCTGGCCGCGCTGCTCTCACTGGAGGACGACATCGAGGTGGTCGCCCAGGCCGGCTCCGGCCCGGAAGCCCTGGCGATGGCCCGGGCGCACCGGCCGGACATCGCGGTGCTGGACCTGCAGATGCCCGGCCGGGACGGCATCGAGGTGGCCACCGAGCTGCGCCGGCTGCTGCCGGACTGCCGCTGCATGATCGTCACCGGTCACGGCCGCCCCGGCTACCTCAAGCGGGCGCTGGAGGTCGGGGTGCGCGGCTTCCTGCCGAAGACCGTCTCGGCGGCCGACCTGGCCGGCATCATCCGCACCGTGCACTCCGGCGGCCGGTACGTGGACCCGGAGCTGGCGGCGGACGCGATCAGCGCCGGGGAGACCCCGCTGACCCCGCGCGAGACGGACGTCCTGGAGCTGGCCGCGGACGGCACCCCGATCGCGGAGATCGCCGAGCGGGCCGGGCTGTCCCAGGGCACCGTGCGCAACTACCTGTCCTCCGCGGCCAACAAGCTGGGCGCGGAGAACCGGCACGCGGCGGTGCGGATAGCCCGCGAGCACGGCTGGATCTAG
- a CDS encoding sensor histidine kinase, producing the protein MVRGPIRRWKGYGKPQRAELYFRWSLYLVAWIMLPINLLSTASAARVQDSTTVAQVALVLSLASTLVTLRAYRTSLDHYLGRPSTYRRWLVVNAVLTVAGSWTVLLLGPSSDGLPLHPGPPFTLVIAASLVGATAGPTGVSLRLRWAFLAAAGLPLMVSPAMLLAGVSPASTFGWVCGAVIGTLVLIGSCRSFAWVTAVVWELDAAREAQSRLAVAEERLRFSRDLHDVMGRNLTTIALKSELAVQLARRGRPEAAEQMAEVQRIAQESQREVRDVIRGYRTADLHAEAIGARAVLRAADVACEIDLGEHADGLPLPVQSVLGWVIREATTNVLRHSEAAHCLIRLRREDGRAVLELENDGVPEVPVPSPGAGTGLRGLRERLAAHDGELTVPTAAPGTFRVLAAVPL; encoded by the coding sequence ATGGTCCGGGGGCCGATCCGCCGCTGGAAGGGCTACGGCAAGCCGCAACGCGCCGAGCTGTACTTCCGCTGGTCGCTCTACCTGGTGGCGTGGATCATGCTGCCGATAAACCTGCTGTCCACTGCCTCCGCCGCGAGGGTCCAGGACTCGACCACCGTCGCCCAGGTAGCCCTGGTGCTCTCGCTCGCCTCCACCCTGGTCACGCTCCGGGCGTACCGGACCTCGCTCGACCACTACCTGGGGCGGCCCAGCACGTACCGGCGCTGGCTGGTCGTCAACGCCGTCCTGACCGTGGCCGGTTCCTGGACCGTCCTCCTGCTCGGCCCGTCATCCGACGGGCTGCCCCTCCACCCGGGCCCGCCGTTCACCTTGGTGATCGCCGCCTCCCTGGTGGGAGCAACCGCAGGCCCCACGGGGGTGAGCCTGCGGTTGCGCTGGGCCTTCCTTGCCGCCGCCGGTCTGCCGCTCATGGTCTCCCCCGCGATGCTGCTGGCCGGCGTCAGCCCCGCCAGCACCTTCGGGTGGGTGTGCGGCGCGGTCATCGGCACGCTCGTCCTGATCGGCAGCTGCCGCAGCTTCGCCTGGGTGACCGCCGTCGTCTGGGAGCTGGACGCCGCCCGCGAGGCGCAGTCCCGGCTGGCCGTCGCCGAGGAGCGGCTGCGGTTCTCCCGCGACCTGCACGACGTGATGGGCCGCAACCTCACCACCATCGCGCTGAAGAGCGAACTCGCCGTCCAGCTCGCCCGGCGCGGGCGCCCGGAGGCCGCCGAACAGATGGCCGAGGTGCAGAGGATCGCCCAGGAGTCGCAGCGCGAGGTCCGGGACGTCATCCGCGGCTACCGCACCGCCGACCTGCACGCCGAGGCGATCGGCGCCCGGGCGGTACTGCGCGCCGCCGACGTCGCCTGCGAGATCGACCTCGGCGAGCACGCCGACGGACTGCCGCTGCCGGTGCAGTCGGTGCTCGGCTGGGTCATCCGGGAAGCCACCACCAACGTGCTGCGGCACAGCGAGGCCGCCCACTGCCTGATCCGGCTGCGGCGGGAGGACGGCCGGGCGGTGCTGGAACTGGAGAACGACGGGGTGCCGGAGGTCCCGGTCCCCTCCCCGGGCGCCGGCACCGGGCTGCGCGGCCTGCGCGAACGGCTGGCCGCCCACGACGGTGAACTGACCGTCCCGACGGCAGCGCCGGGCACCTTCCGGGTGCTCGCCGCCGTACCGCTCTGA
- a CDS encoding ABC transporter permease: MTTAATAPDTVSGPPSTTAGRLLALGRAEANLLLRNRTALFTAVVLPVVLISTLQGMLKKQSENNPGLDVHSLLIYGSVGMILAFVVYYNLSVAYVGRRGELVLKRLRTGEAKDLEILLGTAVPSLALGLFMAALIGIGGSVGLHLAVPVNPVLMLVGLLVLLATMIALAALSSAFTRTVESAGITTLPVMLVMQFGSGLFVPLEVMPSQLADVCRLLPTTPAFQLIRVGWFGTDGSAAATGFLGSWGAAAPHLVTGAVWLGLAVWGAVRYFRWEPRR; this comes from the coding sequence ATGACCACCGCCGCCACCGCCCCCGACACCGTCAGCGGTCCGCCGAGCACCACGGCCGGCCGACTGCTCGCCCTCGGCCGGGCCGAGGCCAACCTGCTGCTGCGCAACCGCACCGCGCTGTTCACCGCCGTGGTGCTGCCGGTGGTGCTGATCAGCACCCTGCAGGGGATGCTCAAGAAGCAGTCCGAGAACAACCCCGGGCTGGACGTCCACTCGCTGCTGATCTACGGCTCGGTCGGGATGATCCTGGCCTTCGTCGTGTACTACAACCTGTCCGTCGCGTACGTCGGACGGCGCGGCGAGCTGGTGCTCAAGCGGCTGCGCACCGGCGAGGCCAAGGATCTGGAGATCCTGCTCGGCACGGCCGTCCCCTCGCTCGCCCTCGGGCTCTTCATGGCCGCCCTGATCGGGATCGGCGGCAGCGTCGGCCTGCACCTGGCCGTGCCGGTCAACCCGGTGCTGATGCTGGTCGGTCTGCTGGTGCTGCTGGCCACCATGATCGCCCTGGCCGCGCTGTCCAGCGCCTTCACCAGGACCGTGGAGAGCGCGGGCATCACCACCCTGCCGGTCATGCTGGTCATGCAGTTCGGCTCCGGCCTGTTCGTCCCGCTGGAGGTCATGCCCTCGCAGCTGGCCGACGTCTGCCGCCTGCTGCCGACCACCCCGGCCTTCCAGCTGATCCGGGTCGGCTGGTTCGGCACCGACGGCTCCGCCGCCGCGACCGGCTTCCTCGGCAGCTGGGGCGCCGCCGCCCCGCACCTGGTCACCGGCGCGGTCTGGCTCGGTCTCGCCGTCTGGGGCGCGGTGCGGTACTTCCGCTGGGAACCGCGCCGCTGA
- a CDS encoding ABC transporter ATP-binding protein, whose amino-acid sequence METSEPARPGDSVIEVTDLHRHYGTGATEYHAVRGVDLTVGRGELFALLGTNGAGKTSTMEVIEGLAAPGRGTVRVLGHDPFRDRAAVRPRIGIMLQEGGFPGELTAAETGRTWAGMTSGARPVAEALELVGLGHRAGVRVKQLSGGERRRLDLAMALLGRPEVLFLDEPSTGLDPEARAAVWRLVRELRAQGTTVLLTTHYLEEAEELADRLAIMHGGQVVTTGTVAEVIAGRPSRITFELPEFTGAALPLLPGAEVTVDGRKVTVQSVGLQDTLTDLLGWARHHGIALGALDARSASLEEAFLAIASEAAHQAPPQTPAATRPARRRLIGSAR is encoded by the coding sequence ATGGAAACGAGCGAGCCCGCCCGCCCCGGCGACAGCGTGATCGAGGTCACCGACCTGCACCGCCACTACGGCACCGGCGCCACCGAGTACCACGCCGTCCGCGGCGTCGACCTGACCGTCGGCCGCGGCGAGCTGTTCGCCCTGCTCGGCACCAACGGCGCCGGCAAGACCTCCACCATGGAGGTCATCGAGGGCCTGGCCGCGCCCGGCCGCGGCACCGTCCGGGTGCTCGGCCACGACCCCTTCCGGGACCGCGCCGCCGTCCGGCCGCGGATCGGCATCATGCTCCAGGAGGGCGGCTTCCCCGGCGAGCTCACCGCCGCCGAGACCGGCCGCACCTGGGCCGGGATGACCAGCGGCGCCCGCCCGGTCGCGGAGGCGCTGGAGCTGGTCGGCCTCGGCCACCGGGCCGGCGTCCGGGTCAAGCAGCTGTCCGGCGGCGAACGGCGCCGGCTCGACCTCGCGATGGCCCTGCTCGGCCGCCCCGAGGTGCTGTTCCTGGACGAGCCCAGCACCGGCCTCGACCCGGAGGCGCGCGCCGCCGTCTGGCGGCTGGTCCGCGAGCTGCGCGCCCAGGGCACCACGGTGCTGCTCACCACCCACTACCTGGAGGAGGCCGAGGAGCTCGCCGACCGGCTGGCCATCATGCACGGCGGCCAGGTCGTCACCACCGGCACGGTCGCCGAGGTGATCGCCGGCCGGCCCTCCCGGATCACCTTCGAGCTCCCGGAGTTCACCGGCGCCGCGCTGCCCCTCCTGCCCGGCGCCGAGGTCACCGTCGACGGCCGCAAGGTCACCGTGCAGAGCGTCGGCCTCCAGGACACCCTCACCGACCTGCTCGGCTGGGCCCGGCACCACGGGATCGCCCTCGGCGCCCTGGACGCCCGCAGCGCCTCGCTGGAGGAGGCCTTCCTCGCCATCGCCTCCGAGGCCGCCCACCAGGCCCCGCCGCAGACCCCCGCCGCCACCCGTCCCGCCCGCCGCCGCCTGATCGGATCCGCCCGATGA
- a CDS encoding histone-like nucleoid-structuring protein Lsr2, with product MAQRVVVTLSDDLDGGAAAETVHFGVDGKSYEIDLSVDNAEKLREALAPFVAAGRRQSRTGKSFRRTALTPDPAAVRAWALSRGMELPARGRIPKHVYEAFAEAN from the coding sequence ATGGCTCAGCGTGTAGTTGTCACGCTCTCCGACGACCTGGACGGCGGCGCCGCCGCGGAAACCGTCCACTTCGGCGTCGACGGGAAGTCGTACGAGATCGACCTGTCCGTGGACAACGCGGAAAAGCTGCGGGAGGCCCTCGCCCCGTTCGTCGCGGCCGGCCGGCGCCAGAGCCGCACCGGAAAGTCCTTCCGCCGCACCGCGCTCACCCCGGACCCGGCCGCCGTGCGCGCCTGGGCCCTGTCGCGCGGGATGGAACTGCCGGCCCGCGGCCGGATCCCCAAGCACGTGTACGAGGCGTTCGCCGAGGCGAACTGA
- the purS gene encoding phosphoribosylformylglycinamidine synthase subunit PurS, which produces MARVVVDVMLKPEILDPQGQAVQRALPRLGFTGIADVRQGKRFELELEGPVDDAALARIREAAETFLANTVIEDFTVRVEEAAK; this is translated from the coding sequence GTGGCACGCGTCGTAGTCGACGTCATGCTCAAGCCGGAGATCCTCGACCCCCAGGGACAGGCGGTGCAGCGTGCACTGCCCCGTCTCGGATTCACCGGGATCGCCGACGTCCGCCAGGGCAAGCGTTTCGAGCTGGAGCTGGAGGGCCCGGTCGACGACGCCGCGCTCGCCCGTATCCGCGAAGCAGCCGAGACCTTTCTCGCCAACACCGTGATCGAGGACTTCACCGTCCGCGTCGAGGAGGCGGCGAAGTGA